One genomic window of Desulfovibrio psychrotolerans includes the following:
- the tatC gene encoding twin-arginine translocase subunit TatC — protein sequence MTLIQHLDELRKRLKYIAFAAIAGCLACYGFAERLFGYLVAPMVDYMPEASSFIFTAPHEAFLTYLKVAALAGIFLASPYIFYQIWAFIAPGLYDEERKYIIPVALFSAIFFIGGASFGYFIVFPAAFEFFMSFNNEHIQAMLKLDEYLSFSIKLLLAFGLVFEMPLFALILSRIGILTADMMRKARRYSILGAFIVAAILTPPDIFSQLLMAGPLLILYEVSIIVAKVFGKKRRGAEEPEEEKEEETEEAAKAES from the coding sequence ATGACCCTCATCCAGCATCTGGACGAATTGCGCAAAAGGCTGAAGTACATAGCCTTTGCAGCAATAGCCGGATGTCTGGCCTGCTACGGTTTTGCCGAGCGCCTTTTCGGTTATCTTGTGGCTCCCATGGTGGACTACATGCCGGAAGCGAGCAGCTTCATCTTCACGGCACCCCATGAAGCCTTCCTCACCTATCTGAAGGTGGCTGCTCTGGCAGGGATATTCCTGGCCAGCCCGTACATATTCTATCAGATATGGGCTTTCATCGCGCCCGGCCTGTATGATGAAGAACGGAAATACATCATTCCCGTGGCACTCTTTTCTGCCATTTTCTTCATCGGCGGGGCATCGTTCGGCTATTTCATCGTCTTCCCTGCCGCATTCGAATTCTTCATGAGTTTCAATAACGAGCACATTCAGGCCATGCTGAAGCTGGATGAATATCTGAGTTTCTCCATCAAACTGCTGCTGGCCTTCGGATTGGTGTTCGAAATGCCCCTTTTCGCTCTCATTCTCAGCCGCATAGGCATCCTCACGGCAGACATGATGCGCAAAGCTCGCCGCTACTCCATTTTGGGAGCGTTTATTGTGGCGGCCATTCTTACTCCGCCCGACATCTTCTCGCAATTGTTGATGGCGGGCCCCCTGCTCATCCTGTACGAGGTGTCCATTATCGTGGCCAAGGTGTTCGGTAAAAAACGCCGGGGAGCCGAGGAACCTGAAGAAGAAAAAGAAGAAGAAACGGAAGAAGCCGCCAAGGCGGAAAGCTAG